In Bacillus rossius redtenbacheri isolate Brsri chromosome 9 unlocalized genomic scaffold, Brsri_v3 Brsri_v3_scf9_2, whole genome shotgun sequence, one DNA window encodes the following:
- the LOC134543207 gene encoding suppressor of lurcher protein 1-like, whose protein sequence is MSNGPRLMLEFRGINSSPYSTGFKATYSFTENFGITSGLHLKDYPCAFAFSSNDSLSGSFHSPNYPGYYPRDTECHFFFHGNNNQKVRLRFNHFDVEGVTPCEPSSASDYVEFSNFMTRDRKYHKHCGQQPAFSIESDRKFF, encoded by the exons ATGTCGAACGGACCCAGGCTCATGCTGGAGTTCCGAGGGATCAACTCCTCGCCATACTCCACGGGCTTCAAGGCCACCTACAGCTTCACGGAGA ATTTCGGCATAACTTCCGGCCTGCACCTGAAGGACTACCCGTGCGCCTTCGCGTTCAGCAGCAACGACTCGCTGAGCGGCTCGTTCCACAGCCCCAACTACCCGGGTTACTACCCGCGAGACACCGAGTGCCACTTCTTCTTCCACGGCAACAACAACCAGAAGGTGCGGCTACGGTTCAACCACTTCGACGTCGAAGGAGTCACCCC GTGCGAGCCCAGCTCGGCCAGCGACTACGTGGAGTTCTCCAACTTCATGACGCGCGACCGCAAGTACCACAAGCACTGCGGCCAGCAGCCGGCCTTCAGCATCGAGTCGGACCGCAAGTTCTTC